In Mastacembelus armatus chromosome 5, fMasArm1.2, whole genome shotgun sequence, a single genomic region encodes these proteins:
- the plekha6 gene encoding pleckstrin homology domain-containing family A member 6 isoform X12, translating into MQAEHAGTRTYYFSTDSHEEQEEWIRAMSEAAEVNVQATQRTTSDTTADLNHTMVTIAPDPQQEPHAQKHSETNSDLQTQPKMNGVNNLETPPLSTPRSNQEGKRNDETRREGEDEGGGPGPNTTRDINHHPNGWGNYGPPTPNTIPNNSNNKPPSSKNQSGHHANQGHPEGGVSPLYDPRDQQENVVLRRGFVPRTAPERVAQRKSSMAQLQQWVNQRRGMASQEDINSPSRYYPVNRGVSADYYAYPGGSQYVDEYPLYPPGIRPDSICSVSAVGGYDRRWTVEEKRCSMRDGPHQLYGHPIPRDSWGPQYYSGMETSMRRLSIQPRSRSVPRSPSSSSGGPYSPVPPNFASPARSPSTRFDRFPGRMRDDVIYADPSVYSLRRSLSSPKYDYPGDRRSLSQGLYHHNYPVSPSIHNKMEDMLDLQLQRNLDYLDQQVPPFHDAYSRELHPTLKLNEIETSKLLGRLCEQNRILKDHEAVVHRLRMDKDSLEEALVGMHQEMELYQNQSLAIEKLQYKKEMLQNQLINIRGELSQASSALTTTRMEFEALEDEANAIHGDLWEQLNAGGQSELVRRHIQKEFWRVQDVLEGLHKNNSSRGTDTAKHRVASGASGSFSTNSPASPLSSVSLTSPLSPFSPVPGSQASPTKQLGPEERVPPRPPLPKSYYPLESSTTFPPSTPPLPNDSTTWLHSLGMDDGYLDGEDSHFRKTKFGEQNNISDVQDPVLDRQSTMNKVGIVPPRTKSPADESHINSVGVSRHNGRLSNGISRERPKSAVFAAEVKSKMTVEEQNERIRRNQSSSVRDKRRSLNLSGGQSPANYKVVRRRLTAHEIDIKDLEAAVRGQGQESPREEIARLRQLQVEPEPYDLDISKELMAPDKVLIPERYVDVEDNNPLSPEEQREKQKKLERIKTLIAKSNLQNMVPLLDGPVEGGAPVSSQQQLQEQEKRIEISCALAAEASRRSRILSAACAPSLPTSPTSLAPPPSSADFPNSAHIMKV; encoded by the exons ATGCAGGCAGAGCATGCTGGAACCAGGACATATTACTTCAGCACAGACAGCCATGAGGAGCAAGAAGAATGGATCAGAGCCATGAGTGAGGCTGCAGAGGTCAACGTTCAAGCAACACAGAG GACAACCTCAGACACCACAGCTGATCTCAACCACACTATGGTAACCATAGCACCTGACCCACAACAGGAGCCAcacgcacaaaaacacagtgaaactaACAGTGACCTGCAAACTCAGCCTAAGATGAACGGGGTCAACAATCTTGAGACACCGCCACTCTCTACTCCCCGCTCCAATCAGGAGGGAAAAAGGAATGATGAGACAcgaagagaaggagaagatgaaggaggaggaCCTGGTCCTAACACCACCCGTGACATAAATCACCATCCAAATGGCTGGGGCAACTATGGTCCTCCAACACCCAACACTATACCcaacaacagcaataacaaaccCCCTTCATCCAAGAATCAAAGTGGACATCATGCTAATCAGGGACACCCAGAGGGGGGTGTCAGCCCATTGTATGACCCCAGGGATCAGCAGGAGAATGTGGTGCTGAGAAGGGGCTTTGTGCCCAGGACAGCTCCAGAGAGGGTGGCCCAGAGGAAGAGCTCTATGgcccagctgcagcagtgggtCAACCAGCGGCGAGGCATGGCTTCACAGGAGGACATCAACAG tCCATCTCGTTATTATCCTGTGAACCGAGGGGTCTCAGCTGATTACTATGCCTACCCTGGTGGCTCCCAGTACGTGGATGAGTACCCTTTGTACCCACCTGGCATCCGACCTGACAGCATCTGCTCAGTCTCTGCTGTGGGCGGATATGACCGGCGCTGGACTGTTGAGGAGAAGCGGTGCTCTATGAGAGATGGACCTCATCAGCTGTATGGACATCCAATACCCAGGGACTCCTGGGGGCCACAGTATTATAGTGGAATGGAAACATCAATGAGGCGCCTATCCATCCAGCCACGTTCACGGTCTGTGCCCCGGTCACCATCCTCATCATCAGGGGGGCCTTACTCACCAGTCCCACCCAACTTTGCCTCGCCAGCTCGATCACCATCTACACGCTTTGACCGTTTCCCTGGGAGGATGAGGGATGATGTCATCTATGCTGATCCATCCGTCTACAGCCTAAGGAGATCCCTGAGCTCACCAAAG taTGACTACCCTGGTGACAGGAGGTCCTTAAGCCAAGGATTATACCACCACAACTACCCTGTATCCCCTTCTATCCACAATAAAATG GAGGACATGTTAGACCTTCAGCTCCAGCGCAACCTGGATTACCTAGACCAACAG gtGCCTCCTTTCCATGATGCCTACAGCAGAGAATTACATCCCACCCTGAAACTCAATGAGATTGAAACCAGT AAGCTATTGGGTCGACTATGTGAGCAGAACCGAATTTTAAAAGACCATGAGGCTGTTGTCCACAGACTGAGAATGGACAAG GACAGCCTAGAGGAAGCTCTTGTGGGAATGCATCAGGAGATGGAGCTCTACCAAAACCAGTCTCTGGCCATAGAAAAGCTGCAATACAAAAAGGAAATGCTGCAGAACCAGCTCATCAACATCAGGGGGGAGCTCTCCCAGGCCTCCAGT GCTTTGACCACTACTCGTATGGAGTTTGAAGCATTAGAGGATGAGGCCAATGCCATCCATGGAGATCTATGGGAGCAGCTTAATGCTGGAGGGCAG AGTGAACTTGTTCGTAGACATATCCAAAAAGAGTTCTGGAGAGTCCAAGATGTATTAGAGGGACTGCACAAGAACAACTCATCCAGAGGTACTGACACAGCCAAGCACAGAG TGGCCAGCGGTGCATCTGGCTCCTTTAGCACCAATAGTCCAGCCAGTCCCCTGAGCTCAGTAAGCCTCACCAGCCCACTCAGCCCTTTCTCCCCAGTGCCCGGCTCCCAGGCCTCCCCCACTAAACAGCTGGGCCCGGAG GAACGTGTTCCCCCAAGGCCTCCCCTCCCTAAGTCTTATTACCCTTTGGAGTCCTCCACTACCTTCCCTCCCTCCACCCCCCCCTTGCCCAATGACAGCACCACCTGGCTACACAGCTTGGGCATGGATGATGGTTACCTTGATGGTGAAGATTCTCACTTCAGAAAG ACCAAGTTTGGAGAACAGAACAATATCAGTGATGTGCAGGACCCGGTACTGGACAGACAATCCACCATGAATAAAG TTGGCATTGTACCTCCTAGAACCAAGTCCCCTGCTGATGAATCACATATCAACTCTGTTGGAGTGTCCCGGCATAATGGCAGACTTTCTAATGGAATCTCGAGG GAACGCCCAAAAAgtgctgtgtttgctgcagaGGTGAAATCCAAAATGACCGTGGAGGAGCAAAATGAGCGAATCCGCCGCAACcagagcagctctgtgaggGACAAGAGGCGGAGTCTAAATCTCTCAGGTGGCCAGTCTCCAGCCAACTACAAAGTG gttCGCAGGCGGCTGACAGCTCACGAGATAGACATTAAAGACTTAGAGGCAGCAGTTCGGGGTCAGGGGCAAGAGTCACCACGGGAAGAAATTGCTCGGCTGAGGCAGTTACAGGTTGAACCAGAGCCCTATGACCTAGACATCAGCAAAGAG CTGATGGCTCCTGACAAGGTTTTGATCCCAGAGCGCtatgtggatgtggaggataaCAATCCTCTGAGCcctgaggagcagagggagaagCAGAAGAAACTGGAGCGGATTAAGACCCTCATTGCCAAATCAAA TTTGCAGAACATGGTTCCTCTTCTGGATGGCCCAGTGGAGGGTGGAGCTCCAGTCAGTTCCCAGCAGCAGTTGCAGGAGCAGGAGAAGCGTATTGAGATCTCCTGTGCTCTGGCCGCTGAGGCCTCTCGTCGCAGCCGCATTCTCTCCG CTGCGTGCGCTCCCAGCCTCCCCACCTCCCCGACCAGCCTGGCCCCTCCCCCTTCCTCTGCTGACTTCCCCAACTCTGCCCACATCATGAAGGTGTGA